ACGCCCTCGCGCGCATGATAGACCGCCATCGCCCGCGTCAGCTGGATGACCGCCCCCTTCTGGGCCGAATAGGAGGGATAGGCCCCCTCGCCGCCCAGCCCCGAAATCGACGCGATGTTGATGATCGTGCCCTTGGTCTTGCGCAGGTGCGGGATCGCGGCGCGCGAGGAGAAGAAGACCGAGTCATAATTCACCGCATTGCTGCGCCGCCAGTCCTCGGTGCTATGCTCGTGGATCAATGCCACCGCGGCAACCGCCGCATTGTTGACAAGGATGTCGAGACCGCCGAACAGTTCGACCGCATGCGCGATCAGCGCCTCGACGTCGCCCTCTTCGCCGACGTCGGTCGCCATGAAATGCGCGTCCGGGTTGGCGAGGCGCCGCAGCGCCTCGTCGCCCCGCGCCTGCGTCCGGCCGCAGAACAGCACCTGCGCCCCGTCGTCGAGCAGCCGGCTGACGATGGCGTAGCCGATCCCGTCGGTGCCGCCGGTGACGATCGCCGCCCTACCGCTCAATTTTCCCATCGGATCAGTCCTTGTCCCAGCGCGTGATGTCCATCGCGCTCTCGACGCCCAGCGGCGCATAAGCACCAAGTATCGCCTGTTCGAACGTGCCGATCGTTTCCTCGACCGTGCCGTCGGGCTCGGTCATCCGGACCCGTGACAGCCGCTGGACGTGCAAATTCTCAAGCTTTGTCGGGTCGAGATCGGCGACCGCGAAATCCTCGCGCTCGACGCGCAGCGCACCATGGTAATTGCCGTGGAACCATTCGCTGTGGAAATAGCCGATGCCCTTCATCTGCATCCGATGGAACGGTTCGAACTCCAGCCGGTAGGGACCGGTGCCGTAATCGACGGTCAGCACGCCGCTCTTCGGCCACAGCGTACCGGGTTCGAGCACCGTTTCCATCTCCGCATTTTCGGTTTCGAGGAAGGATTCGGGGCCGGTACCGTCGGGGCAGAGCACCGACCTTTTGTTCCACACATGCCCGCTCGGCTCGGCGGCGATGTGGAAGAAGAAGCTCTTGTCCTTGAAATTGAGCGGGGTCCATTGCCAGAAATAGCCCTGCTCGCCCGCCAGTGGATTGGGCTGCGGGTCCGACATGCCGATCGGACGCGTCCCCCACGACCGGTCGCGGGTGCCGGTGCACAGCGGGCTCAAATCGATGCGTTTGCCGTCGATGCTGATCCAGCCGGTCCAGTGGCCGTTCTGGGTCAGGCGCGTATAGTCGAGGAAACCCTTGGTACCGACGCGGCGCATGAAGCGCGGTTCCTCGATCGGAAAGGCGCGGCCGGTGATCGTGATGTCGGCGGCGATACCGTCATGCTCGTCGACGACGATCCGCAGCTTCTGGAGCGGCTCGACCACCTCGATGCGGATCGGGCCGACCGACGTGTCCATGCGATCGGTCAGGACGCGGCTGCCGCGCAGGCAATGCTGCACCCCGTCGACCTGAATCGAAATGCCGCAGTCGATGATGTTGAGGTGCGGATAGATGCCCATGCCGGCCAGGAAGAACAGCGACCCGTCGGGCTCGTAGCCGTTGAACCAGTAACGGTCATAGAAATTGCGGTCGGTGCCCGAATAGGCGATCGGCTCGGGAGTCTGGTGGATCGCGAAATCGTCGGCGGCGGTCAGCATGTTTATCTCCAATATGGGGAGGGATCAGAAATTGGCGGAGGCGACGCGGCGTCGCTCGACCGAGCGTGCGAGTTCGCGCCAGATATCGGCATCGAGCGCGCGCGCTTCGTCATCGTCGCGGTCTTCGAGCGCCGCCTGCAAGTCGATGAGCGCAGCGCGCAGCCGGTCATTCTCGGCTTCGAGCGCCGATACACGGAGGTCGGGCGCCGCGGGGGTCGCGATCGCGACGCCCCCACGCTGCAACAGCGCGCGCACCGCCGCATTCTCTTCGAACAATCGCGCCGCGGCGCGGTCGAACTCTTCGGCGATCATGTCGATCATCGCCGATCCCATCGCGACATTATTGGCGCGAAAGCCGGTGAGTTCGGGGACGATTTCGGCGCGCAAACGCGCGGCAAGGTCACGCGCGGCGACCGGGATCGACGGTTTCATAAATGCCCCATCAGTTCGAGTATCGCGCGGTCCTGCGCATTGCGCAGCCACCAGGCGGCATAGGCATGGATCACCTCGCGCTCGCCGCTCGTCGTCGTCCACGCGTGGGCGCAGCTATTCCAGATGCCCTGCCCCTTCACGCAATTGAGCAACTCCCACCAGTGCAAGGCCTCGGGATCGGCGTTGAGCCCGCTCGCCGCCTCCCAGATGCGGATCGCATCCTCGCGCGGCGCGATGCCGCTGCGCCGCTCGTCCTTGCCAAAGGAAAAGACGCGCGCGAGGCTCCACGCGAGATCCTCCAAGGGATCGCCGCGATGCGCCATTTCCCAGTCGAGCACCGCGACCAGATTGCCGCCGTCGTCGTAAAGGAAATTCCCGGCGCGGAAATCGCCATGCACCATCGCCAGCTTCTGCGCCGGCGGCGGCGGGTTGCGGCGCAGCCAGCGGATCGCGGCGCGGGTGACCGGTTCGGGGCCGACGTCATTCTTGTCGAGCGTCGCTTCCCAGAAATCGAGTTCCTGCATCGCCGTGCTCTCGGGCGTCGCGGGGACCATGAACTCCAGATCGAGTTTTTCGACCGGCACCGCGGCGAGGCGCCCCATCGTGCCCCACATCTGCTCGGCGATATGCGGCAGCTTGTCCTGCCAATCCGGTTCCTGAAGCTGATATTCGCTGTTGTGATAACCGCGCAGATCCTCGGCGATCGAGATCGCGCCGCCCATCGGGCCGGGGTCTTCCTCGAGCAAGATCATCCGCGGCACCGGAATGCCATGGCCATGGATCGCGCGGTACGAACTATATTCGTGGTGGCGGTCGCTATCGACGTTGCTGACCGGCGGGTCGCGGCGCAGGATCAGCCGGTCGCGGTGGGGCCCCTCGGCATCCGCATAGGAAAGGTCGAACCGGTAGGTCTCGCGCGAAGCGCCGAGCGGCAGCCGGTGCAGCCCGTCAATCCGCACATCGCGCCAATCCGGAAAGCGCGCCTGCAGATAGGCGGTCATATCGGCTTCGGTCAGCGCTTTCATGTCGGGGTCACCATCAGCTTGATGTCGGACCCGCCCCCCGACAGCGATGCGAAGGCGCGATCGACGTCGGCAAGGCCGACCGTTCCAGTGACCATCGGCGCGAGGCTGTCGGGATCGGCCGAGATCATTGCAAAGGCATCGGCGAAATCGGCGGGCGAATAGGCAAAGACGAAACGCAGTTGCAGCGCCTTTTGCAGGAAGAAGGCAGGCTCGATCGGATCGGTTTCCATACAGGTGCCGACCACGGTGATCGTCGCACCGACCGGCGCCGCCGCGCCGATCGCCATCAGCATGCCGGGCTTGCCAACGCAGTCGAACAGGATCGCCCGCTCGCGCTTCTTCAGCTCGGGTGCCCGCGCCATCGCATCCGACAGGCCAAGCGGCAGGCCAAGGTCGTTCCACCACCCCTCGCCCGCCGCATCGCCGGGCGCGAGCACGGCGTCGGCACCCAGCCGCGCCGCCATCTCGCGCCGCGCCGCATTGGGTTCGATCGCGAGCACCGGCCCGAAGCCGCGTGCCTTCAGCCGCCTGATCACGAACAATCCCACCGGGCCGCAACCGAAGACGGCAAAGGCACAGCTCGCATCGGCGCCGCTTTCGGCAACCGCGTGGACGGCAACCGAGAGCGGTTCGGTCAGCGCCGCGATATCGGTCGGCACATGATCGGGCACCGCGAAGGCCGTATCGGCCTGGAGCAGCATCTGTTCGGCAAAAGCGCCGTTGAAGCGGTTCGAATAGCCGATCAGTTCGACGCCGTCCGGCCCGGCGATGAACGGCTGCGCAACGACACGCTGGCCGCGCTCGAACCCGTTCGAGGCTTCGAGGACCTCGCAGCAATATTCATGCCCCATCACGACCGGCTTCGCGGGGTCCATGAAGCCGCGAAAACCCGCACGGTGGAGCAGGTTGCACAGATGATCGCTATGATCCTTGGCATGCAGGTCACTGCCGCACACACCGCACACCAGCGGCCGGGTCAGCAATTGCCCGGCGCCGGGCACCGGCTCGGCGATATCGGTCAGGGCGAGCGTGCCGCCATCGAGGACCATGGCCTTCATAGACTTCCATTCCCAATCGTCCGCATTCCCGAAAGGCGCTGCGGATCATGGAAAGAGGCTATGGTCCGGCGCGCGTCATCGCCAGTGACGGAAACCCGCTATTGCCTGGGACCCGTGCTCGATTGCAGCGCGGTCGAGGCGCCCAAATGGCGAACATCTCGGCCGGAAAGACGCGCCGGAAAGGCTGGTTGCCTTTCCAAGCGGCTTTCAGGCCGGGAGGGAAGCCATTTGGGCGTCCCGTAGGGATTTGATCAAAATGGCCCATTGCTTCGTCGAGAAGTCTCGACATATCGACATATGTCTTCGCCTTCCCTCCTTGCACTGAGCCATTTTGCTTCAAACCTCGACCGCGCTGCAATCGAGCACGGGTCCTAATGACTGCCGAAAATCTTGGCGGTCATCGCTGCGCGATTATGGACATCCAGCTTGCGATAGATGCGCCGCAAATGGTTTTCGACGGTGAATTCGGAGATGCCGGCGATGAAGGCGACCTGCTTGTTCTGCTTTCCCGCACCGATGAGCTGGGCGATCTGCAACTCGCGCGACGACAGTTTCGCCGCGACCCCGCCGGCGGCGGGTCCGCTGTCGGAGAGCGCCGCCTGCAACGTGCCGCGGCCCCCGGTACCCGCCAGGATCTCCTCGAACAACTGGCTGACCACCATCTGCGAAATCGCCGCGCTTTCCCGTTCGAGCAACCCGTGCGCGACGTCCGATTTGCGGTGCCCGTCCGGGTGGCAATGTGCGCCGATCAGCAGGTAGAAATCGGGCAGCACCTGCTGCACCCACGCGCCGACGACATCGACCGAATGGCAGTTGATGAACTGGCGATATTCGGTCGCACCGTCGGCGACGCGGTCGAGCCGGTCCTCGCCCCAGCGGATCATCCGGCCGCAGCGGTCGGTGCGATCGATCACCCGTGTGAAGGGGTCTTCCTCGAACACCCGGCCGTCCTTGTACGCATGCTGCGCCTCTTCGGAGACGCCATGGTGGAACAAATAGGTCAGGTCGGTCGCACCCTGTGACTGCGCCGAAAAGAAGATCGACAGACTGTCGAGACCGCACGATGCGATCATCTGGTCGGCCCGGGCCGCAATATCGCGTGAAACCAGCATGTTTCCTCGCTCCTCTCCCTTCACGCACGGCTTTTGCCGCGTCGTCCCGTTCAAAGCTTCTTTGAACGATTTCGTCCTACCATGACCGCGCGACAGGAGTCCACAGGCTGGCGGGCGACGGACGCAAAGGAAACCCGGCCTCCCCTTGGCGCCCGCCGCGACGGACCGTCAGAAGCGGTAGCCGAGCGTCACGCCATAGGTCGCCGGTTTTGCCGCATAGCGGACGACGGTGTCCTGCCCCGCAACGACGTTGGTCCAATAATAGGTGCCGGTGACATTCTTGCCCCACAGCGTCGCTTTCCAGCGGCCGTCGGGTTCCTCGATCCCCAGTTGCAGGTCGAGCAGCGCATAATCGTCGATCTTGTACAGCGGCGTTTCGCCGACGATCGCGTTGGTGGCGCTGCGATAGGTCAGTTGGGCGCCGCCGAACAGATTGAGTCCGCTGCTCAGTGGAATGTCGGCGCGCATATTGGTGGCGGCCTGCCACTTCGGGGTGAAGGGCACCCGCGTCCCGGCAAAGTCCGCCTGCACGCCGCCCGCATTGACGCCGACATAACGGTCGATCTCGGAGTCGACATAGGTCAGCGCCGCGCCGACGCTCAGCCCCTCTGTCGGCCGCGCCTGCAACTCCAGTTCGAAGCCCTGAAGATGCGATTTTGGGATGTTGATGATCGCATCGAGAATTCCGAAGGTCGCATCGATCAGTTTCGAGCGAAGCTGCTTGTTGCGATAGTCCATATAGAAGACCGCACCGTTCAGCGACACGCGGCGATCGGCGAACTGCGCCTTGAAACCACCCTCGTAATTGAGGATCGATTCCTGCACCGCGGGATTGAACTGCGCGGTCGACGAGGCGTTGATGTTCCCGAACGTCCCCGCCTTGTAGCCCTTCGACACATTGGCATAGATGAGCAGGTCGCTCGACGGCTTGAAATCGACGCCCGCGCGCCACGAGATAT
The Sphingopyxis macrogoltabida genome window above contains:
- a CDS encoding SDR family NAD(P)-dependent oxidoreductase, with the protein product MGKLSGRAAIVTGGTDGIGYAIVSRLLDDGAQVLFCGRTQARGDEALRRLANPDAHFMATDVGEEGDVEALIAHAVELFGGLDILVNNAAVAAVALIHEHSTEDWRRSNAVNYDSVFFSSRAAIPHLRKTKGTIINIASISGLGGEGAYPSYSAQKGAVIQLTRAMAVYHAREGVRINAICPGFIETPATDAFKALPDLLDRWIKEIPAQRPGRPEEIANLTAFLASDEAGFMFGSIVVADGGVSAGSGQPTQVPLG
- a CDS encoding phosphotransferase family protein, with amino-acid sequence MKALTEADMTAYLQARFPDWRDVRIDGLHRLPLGASRETYRFDLSYADAEGPHRDRLILRRDPPVSNVDSDRHHEYSSYRAIHGHGIPVPRMILLEEDPGPMGGAISIAEDLRGYHNSEYQLQEPDWQDKLPHIAEQMWGTMGRLAAVPVEKLDLEFMVPATPESTAMQELDFWEATLDKNDVGPEPVTRAAIRWLRRNPPPPAQKLAMVHGDFRAGNFLYDDGGNLVAVLDWEMAHRGDPLEDLAWSLARVFSFGKDERRSGIAPREDAIRIWEAASGLNADPEALHWWELLNCVKGQGIWNSCAHAWTTTSGEREVIHAYAAWWLRNAQDRAILELMGHL
- a CDS encoding zinc-binding dehydrogenase, which codes for MKAMVLDGGTLALTDIAEPVPGAGQLLTRPLVCGVCGSDLHAKDHSDHLCNLLHRAGFRGFMDPAKPVVMGHEYCCEVLEASNGFERGQRVVAQPFIAGPDGVELIGYSNRFNGAFAEQMLLQADTAFAVPDHVPTDIAALTEPLSVAVHAVAESGADASCAFAVFGCGPVGLFVIRRLKARGFGPVLAIEPNAARREMAARLGADAVLAPGDAAGEGWWNDLGLPLGLSDAMARAPELKKRERAILFDCVGKPGMLMAIGAAAPVGATITVVGTCMETDPIEPAFFLQKALQLRFVFAYSPADFADAFAMISADPDSLAPMVTGTVGLADVDRAFASLSGGGSDIKLMVTPT
- a CDS encoding helix-turn-helix domain-containing protein produces the protein MLVSRDIAARADQMIASCGLDSLSIFFSAQSQGATDLTYLFHHGVSEEAQHAYKDGRVFEEDPFTRVIDRTDRCGRMIRWGEDRLDRVADGATEYRQFINCHSVDVVGAWVQQVLPDFYLLIGAHCHPDGHRKSDVAHGLLERESAAISQMVVSQLFEEILAGTGGRGTLQAALSDSGPAAGGVAAKLSSRELQIAQLIGAGKQNKQVAFIAGISEFTVENHLRRIYRKLDVHNRAAMTAKIFGSH